In Thermotomaculum hydrothermale, a single genomic region encodes these proteins:
- a CDS encoding DUF1648 domain-containing protein, producing MANLPIKEIPLSKRGNFFLYASLVFSFLILIFGVYAYFHLPEKVAVHFGLNGQPDRFGNKTELLGISILFFVISFLFSLFVYKRYYLFEKFPYLINIPAFYIYAQKLNEDRQSVWIAQYFEFLAILMFLVNLMLFIILYFIYLGALNSKLPYAFNFFLFPYIIFLLSFTFGYLFNMYKKIKKEAESI from the coding sequence ATGGCTAATTTGCCAATTAAAGAAATTCCTCTTTCAAAGAGGGGCAACTTTTTTCTCTATGCATCTTTGGTTTTTTCTTTCTTGATTTTAATTTTTGGGGTTTACGCTTATTTTCACCTGCCTGAAAAAGTGGCTGTTCACTTCGGCTTAAATGGGCAGCCGGACAGGTTTGGGAATAAAACCGAATTACTTGGTATATCTATTTTGTTTTTTGTTATATCGTTTTTGTTCTCCCTTTTTGTTTACAAAAGGTACTATTTGTTTGAGAAATTTCCTTACCTGATTAATATTCCAGCTTTTTACATCTATGCGCAAAAACTTAATGAAGATAGACAGTCGGTCTGGATTGCGCAATACTTTGAATTCCTTGCAATTTTAATGTTTTTAGTAAACCTTATGCTTTTTATTATTTTGTATTTTATCTATTTAGGTGCATTAAATAGTAAATTGCCTTATGCATTTAATTTTTTTCTCTTCCCTTATATAATTTTTCTTCTTTCATTTACCTTTGGCTACCTCTTTAATATGTATAAAAAAATCAAAAAAGAAGCGGAAAGTATTTAA
- a CDS encoding SIR2 family NAD-dependent protein deacylase: MQNEEVFKEIAEKIKNADILIITAGAGMGVDSGLPDFRGEKGFWKAYPMYERLNLNFYDCANPVHFRRDPHFGWGFYGHRLELYRKTKPHEGFSLLLKWIKKFNLDYFVVTSNVDGQFQKANFPDEKVYEIHGSIHYLQCVRPCTDEIWENKETIEIDYETMRAKNIPYCKNCGDVARPNILMFGDFSWISKRSNEQETRFENFLQRNKNSKKVVIEIGAGTAIPSIRYLSERIGSYSNAIVVRINPREHFINKPHYSIPLTGLKALKSIDKFLD; the protein is encoded by the coding sequence ATGCAGAATGAGGAAGTTTTCAAAGAAATAGCGGAAAAAATAAAAAATGCAGATATCCTCATTATTACAGCGGGGGCTGGAATGGGGGTAGATTCAGGGCTTCCGGATTTTAGAGGGGAAAAAGGGTTCTGGAAGGCCTATCCCATGTATGAGAGGCTTAACCTTAACTTTTACGATTGTGCAAATCCTGTACATTTTAGAAGAGATCCTCACTTTGGCTGGGGTTTTTATGGACACAGGTTAGAATTGTACAGAAAAACTAAACCTCACGAAGGTTTCAGCCTGCTTCTAAAATGGATAAAAAAATTTAACCTTGATTACTTTGTAGTTACTTCAAATGTTGATGGGCAGTTTCAAAAGGCGAACTTTCCCGATGAAAAAGTGTATGAAATTCACGGCTCAATCCATTATCTGCAATGTGTAAGGCCCTGTACCGATGAAATATGGGAGAATAAGGAGACGATTGAAATTGACTATGAAACAATGAGGGCAAAGAATATTCCATACTGTAAAAATTGCGGAGATGTGGCAAGACCGAATATTTTAATGTTTGGTGATTTTTCCTGGATATCTAAAAGGAGCAATGAACAGGAAACAAGGTTTGAAAATTTTCTTCAAAGGAATAAGAATTCTAAAAAGGTTGTAATTGAAATAGGTGCTGGTACTGCAATTCCTTCAATCAGGTATTTAAGTGAAAGAATAGGTTCATACAGTAATGCGATTGTTGTCAGGATTAACCCACGGGAGCATTTTATAAATAAACCTCATTATTCCATTCCTTTAACAGGGCTTAAAGCGCTTAAATCGATTGATAAATTTTTAGATTAG
- a CDS encoding MFS transporter: MNSFVKSIPVILLILLETFVYVNYSHDLFVAILPFVVIAIITYLYSLNNPVGHSRAFRVRSYFNWLILGLSYASLYMGRYNLTVASAKFDEIGLMSKEAFGTIFGIGAVVYGVSFIVNGPLADKLGGKKTIIIAAVGAALSNIALGFVTYTVMKSGETANQLFWPFLFIYALNMYFQSFGAVSIVKVNAAWFHIKERGVFGGIFGTLISLGIFLAFDLNGAILDITKTSLNGKTYYHIWWAFFAPAIVLLFFAILDIFVIKDRPSQAGFEDFDTGDATRYEDGVAKETSFEIYKRILSHPVILMMIAIEFCSGVLRNGIMHWGVHYAHNMKTVEVVNGVKKLVSIADADFFFQNWGLILMVAGITGGFFAGYISDKFFGSRRGPSAFFLYFGMFIGFVVMAFAVRYQWYDIVGFLAFFMSMCVIGVHGMLSGTASMDFGGKDSAATVAGVVDGFVYLGTGFQSVTLGKILENAGSDPSKWNYWPIFLIPFTLIGLYFTWKIWNAFPEKRKG, translated from the coding sequence ATGAATAGTTTTGTAAAATCAATCCCTGTTATTTTGTTAATTCTTTTAGAGACATTTGTTTATGTAAATTACTCCCATGATTTATTTGTTGCAATTTTGCCCTTTGTTGTTATTGCAATAATTACCTATCTTTACTCTTTAAACAATCCTGTTGGGCATAGCAGGGCGTTTAGAGTGAGGTCTTACTTTAACTGGCTGATTTTAGGGTTGTCCTACGCTTCCCTTTATATGGGCAGGTATAATTTAACAGTTGCTTCTGCAAAGTTTGACGAGATTGGCTTAATGTCCAAAGAGGCATTCGGCACAATATTTGGCATTGGCGCTGTGGTTTACGGTGTTTCATTTATTGTAAACGGCCCCCTTGCAGACAAGTTAGGTGGGAAGAAGACAATAATAATTGCAGCAGTTGGGGCTGCTTTATCAAATATTGCCCTTGGTTTTGTAACCTATACTGTAATGAAAAGCGGGGAGACAGCAAATCAACTTTTCTGGCCTTTTCTCTTTATTTACGCATTGAATATGTATTTTCAAAGTTTCGGTGCTGTCTCAATAGTTAAGGTAAATGCAGCATGGTTTCACATAAAAGAGAGAGGGGTTTTCGGCGGAATATTTGGCACCCTAATCTCATTAGGTATTTTCCTTGCTTTTGATTTAAACGGTGCTATTTTAGACATTACAAAAACCTCATTAAACGGGAAGACATATTACCATATATGGTGGGCATTCTTTGCCCCTGCAATTGTATTGTTATTCTTTGCTATTCTTGATATTTTTGTTATCAAAGACAGGCCTTCTCAGGCTGGGTTTGAAGACTTTGACACAGGGGATGCCACAAGATATGAAGACGGTGTGGCAAAGGAAACCTCTTTTGAAATCTATAAAAGAATTTTAAGCCACCCGGTTATTTTAATGATGATTGCAATTGAGTTTTGTTCAGGAGTTTTGAGAAACGGTATAATGCACTGGGGAGTTCACTATGCCCACAATATGAAAACAGTTGAAGTTGTAAACGGGGTAAAAAAACTTGTTTCAATAGCAGATGCTGATTTCTTTTTTCAAAACTGGGGTTTGATTTTAATGGTTGCAGGCATCACAGGCGGTTTTTTTGCAGGATACATCTCTGATAAATTTTTTGGTTCAAGGAGAGGGCCTTCGGCATTCTTCCTTTACTTTGGAATGTTTATAGGCTTTGTTGTAATGGCTTTTGCAGTCAGGTATCAGTGGTATGACATAGTTGGTTTTCTTGCATTCTTTATGTCAATGTGTGTGATTGGGGTACACGGAATGCTTTCAGGTACTGCATCAATGGATTTTGGCGGGAAGGATTCGGCGGCAACAGTTGCAGGGGTTGTTGACGGTTTTGTGTATTTAGGAACGGGTTTTCAATCTGTAACTTTGGGAAAAATCCTTGAAAACGCTGGAAGCGACCCATCAAAATGGAATTACTGGCCTATATTTCTAATTCCTTTTACCTTGATTGGACTTTATTTTACCTGGAAAATATGGAATGCTTTTCCCGAAAAAAGGAAGGGTTAA
- a CDS encoding oxygen-binding di-iron domain-containing protein yields the protein MSLDYSKPIEIAEDIFWVGYKIPDDSFQCHVYLIRNGDESVLIDPGSMITFPVTINKITSLINLNDIKYIICHHQDPDITGCISTLEKLIPRKDKFIVTHWRTQTLLKHYQWETPFYLVEKNKWKLFLKNGRVLDFIFTPYAHFAGAFCTFDRKTKTLFSSDIFGGFTEEFSLFAEDESYFASLKAFHEHYIPSKEILLNALIEIEKKEPELIAPQHGSIIKKELIPYMINRLKELNCGLFLLSSYESNIEILLKTNQIINAVFSEVVNNSDFLTVLRKTFSTLKENNIPIRDIITYVYDKGEKGKEWYDIFSVIKGEISQKETSHHKAIIKNLVEGIQSPKCMRRIKLVTDTLDEYQNIFCIPLTSKRETLKASAYFIMEKELSDKDRKTVEEALDKLIHPISSSLANEVLIKELGEEKKELFNTAIHDSLTGLKNRVFLDSIASNEISKAIRYEYPISVIIFDIDHFKTVNDTYGHLAGDFVLQEISKIIKASFRTTDYVIRYGGEEIVAILPYAKEQDACKRAEHIRKMIEGKEFVIGNNIIKTTISAGVYERRDETDIYEIIGAADKRLYRAKESGRNKVICKD from the coding sequence ATGAGTTTAGATTATTCAAAGCCCATAGAAATAGCCGAAGATATTTTCTGGGTTGGATATAAAATACCAGACGACTCTTTTCAATGCCATGTTTATTTAATAAGAAATGGAGACGAGTCTGTATTAATTGACCCGGGGAGCATGATTACCTTTCCTGTAACAATAAACAAAATCACCAGCCTAATCAATCTTAATGACATTAAATATATAATCTGCCACCATCAAGACCCTGACATAACTGGCTGTATTTCAACACTGGAAAAGCTTATTCCAAGAAAGGATAAATTTATAGTTACCCACTGGAGAACTCAGACTTTGCTTAAACACTATCAATGGGAGACTCCCTTTTATCTCGTTGAGAAGAACAAATGGAAACTATTTCTCAAAAATGGCAGGGTGCTTGATTTTATATTCACGCCATATGCCCACTTTGCAGGCGCATTCTGCACATTCGATAGAAAAACAAAAACACTATTTTCAAGCGACATTTTTGGCGGTTTCACAGAAGAATTCTCCCTCTTTGCAGAAGATGAAAGCTATTTTGCAAGTTTAAAAGCATTTCATGAACACTATATCCCAAGTAAAGAAATTCTCTTAAACGCATTAATTGAAATTGAAAAAAAAGAGCCTGAATTAATAGCGCCACAGCATGGCTCAATAATTAAAAAAGAGCTTATCCCATACATGATAAATAGATTGAAAGAGTTAAACTGTGGTCTATTTCTTTTAAGTTCTTACGAATCAAATATAGAAATTCTTTTAAAAACAAACCAGATAATAAATGCGGTTTTCAGTGAAGTAGTGAATAACAGCGATTTTTTAACTGTTTTAAGAAAAACATTTTCTACTTTAAAAGAAAACAATATTCCCATTAGAGACATTATCACCTATGTGTACGATAAGGGAGAGAAAGGAAAAGAATGGTATGATATTTTTTCAGTAATAAAAGGAGAAATCTCTCAGAAGGAAACATCTCATCATAAAGCAATTATAAAAAATTTAGTGGAAGGGATACAATCTCCTAAATGTATGAGAAGAATAAAACTTGTTACAGATACACTTGACGAATATCAAAATATTTTTTGTATCCCCCTAACCTCAAAGCGAGAAACTTTAAAAGCTTCTGCATACTTTATAATGGAAAAAGAGTTAAGCGATAAAGACAGAAAAACTGTTGAAGAAGCATTAGACAAACTTATCCATCCGATTTCCTCTTCTTTAGCAAATGAAGTTTTAATTAAAGAGTTAGGAGAGGAGAAAAAAGAGCTTTTCAATACTGCAATACATGACTCTCTTACAGGACTAAAAAACAGAGTATTTCTTGACAGTATTGCCTCAAATGAAATTTCAAAAGCTATAAGGTACGAATACCCTATTAGTGTTATTATTTTTGATATTGACCACTTTAAAACTGTTAACGACACATACGGCCACCTTGCTGGAGATTTCGTCCTTCAGGAAATATCAAAAATAATCAAAGCATCATTCAGAACAACAGACTATGTTATTCGTTACGGAGGCGAAGAAATTGTAGCAATTCTACCTTACGCTAAGGAACAGGATGCTTGCAAAAGGGCTGAACATATTAGAAAAATGATAGAAGGCAAAGAGTTTGTAATAGGGAATAACATTATTAAAACAACTATTAGCGCAGGAGTTTATGAAAGGAGAGACGAAACTGATATATACGAAATAATAGGAGCAGCAGACAAAAGGTTGTACAGGGCAAAGGAATCAGGAAGAAATAAAGTTATTTGTAAAGATTAA
- the mutS gene encoding DNA mismatch repair protein MutS: MDKTKLTPAMRQFIEVKEKYPDHIVFFRMGDFYEMFFDDAIKASSILGIALTKRNSKGGTNEAPMCGVPYHAYESYASKLLKAGEKVVIVEQVEDPKKAKGVVKRDVVAVLTPATSHLGVDSDYKKNYLVSIYATEKKSAMVVGDPTTGELSIFRFSGKNSADKLFEQLSLFQPKEIVSPFGIVETGYLSKKLGYSPSLNEYDESFFNEREGEEKIKELFNVSTVAGFGLKGKRECLKAIDGYLNYLEENYRTENIPVKSINLKEVSDYLIVDSTTGKNLELFETVFERRRRGSFFWAIDRTKTPQGKRKLSDFIMFPLKSVEGIEARLNFVEWLIESGKIDDIDSLLSYVGDIERIFSKVVLNSVKPQELNILKQSFAVTPHLIKLLENSPFKSVSGEISNLEDIYLLIDKTIAEEPPSVKGMNVIKNGVNPELDSLREIVSDVKSSLRRLEQQEREKTGIQNLKVKYNKVFGYYIEISKANLKNGVPEGYERKQTLVNAERFITKELKEFEEKVLTAEERIVELELEIYQQLLDRLKEYRREIFETAESIAILDVLLSFAKLAVERDYRKPEITEKSVLYIEQGRHPVVEVFENENFVPNDTNLTEEKRIAIITGPNMGGKSTYLRQNALIVLLAQMGSFVPARKAVIGIADRLFSRVGAGDNLTGGQSTFMVEMIETANILNNATENSLIILDEIGRGTATFDGLSLAWAITEFLAKKGQKAPRTFFATHYHELTDIDKLFSNVVNFNVVVKEWNNELLFLRKVVPGAADKSYGIQVAKLAGLPKEVIKRAFEVLENIEKNEFSLDGKPKIARKEAFEMKERPLFMWEEHPVLEELKSINPDTLTPLEALEILYKLKKLL, translated from the coding sequence ATGGATAAAACAAAACTCACACCTGCAATGAGGCAATTTATAGAGGTTAAGGAAAAATATCCTGACCATATTGTTTTTTTCAGAATGGGTGACTTTTACGAGATGTTTTTTGACGATGCAATAAAAGCCTCTTCAATTTTAGGAATTGCCTTAACAAAGAGAAACAGCAAGGGGGGAACAAATGAAGCCCCTATGTGCGGGGTGCCTTACCATGCCTATGAGTCTTATGCTTCAAAGCTTTTAAAGGCAGGGGAGAAGGTTGTAATTGTTGAGCAGGTTGAAGACCCTAAAAAGGCAAAGGGTGTTGTAAAAAGGGATGTTGTTGCGGTATTAACCCCTGCAACAAGCCACTTAGGGGTTGATTCTGATTACAAAAAGAATTACCTTGTTTCAATTTACGCAACAGAGAAAAAATCAGCAATGGTTGTTGGAGACCCCACAACTGGAGAGTTAAGCATTTTCAGGTTTTCAGGTAAAAATTCTGCTGATAAATTGTTTGAGCAATTATCTTTGTTTCAACCAAAAGAGATTGTATCTCCTTTTGGCATTGTTGAAACAGGCTATCTTTCAAAAAAGTTAGGGTATAGCCCCTCTTTAAACGAATACGATGAATCATTTTTCAACGAAAGAGAGGGTGAGGAGAAGATAAAGGAGTTGTTTAATGTTTCAACCGTTGCAGGGTTTGGATTAAAGGGCAAGAGAGAGTGTTTAAAAGCAATTGACGGGTACTTAAATTATTTGGAAGAAAATTACAGAACTGAAAATATACCTGTAAAATCAATAAATTTAAAAGAGGTAAGCGATTACCTTATTGTTGATTCAACAACCGGCAAAAACCTTGAACTCTTTGAAACTGTATTTGAAAGAAGAAGGAGAGGGAGTTTTTTCTGGGCAATAGACAGAACCAAAACACCTCAGGGAAAGAGGAAGTTATCTGATTTTATTATGTTTCCTTTGAAATCTGTTGAGGGGATTGAGGCAAGGTTAAACTTTGTTGAGTGGCTTATTGAAAGCGGTAAAATTGATGATATTGACTCTCTTTTATCCTATGTTGGGGATATTGAGAGGATTTTTTCAAAGGTTGTTTTAAACAGTGTAAAGCCTCAGGAATTAAATATTTTAAAGCAATCTTTTGCTGTAACACCTCATTTGATTAAATTACTTGAAAATTCACCCTTTAAATCGGTTTCAGGGGAGATTTCAAACCTTGAAGATATTTACCTTTTGATTGATAAAACAATTGCTGAAGAACCACCCTCTGTAAAGGGAATGAATGTAATTAAAAATGGTGTTAACCCTGAGCTTGACTCTTTAAGGGAGATTGTTTCAGATGTTAAATCATCTTTGAGAAGACTGGAACAACAGGAAAGAGAAAAAACTGGCATTCAAAACCTGAAGGTGAAGTACAACAAGGTTTTTGGGTATTATATTGAGATTTCAAAGGCAAACCTTAAAAACGGTGTTCCAGAAGGTTACGAGAGAAAGCAAACACTTGTTAATGCAGAAAGGTTTATAACTAAAGAATTAAAGGAATTTGAAGAAAAGGTTTTAACTGCAGAGGAGAGAATTGTTGAACTTGAGCTTGAAATTTATCAGCAATTGCTTGACAGACTTAAAGAGTACAGGAGAGAGATATTTGAAACTGCGGAAAGCATAGCTATTCTTGATGTTTTACTCTCGTTTGCTAAATTAGCTGTTGAAAGGGATTACAGAAAACCTGAGATTACTGAAAAAAGTGTGCTTTACATTGAGCAGGGGAGACACCCTGTTGTTGAGGTTTTTGAGAATGAGAATTTTGTTCCAAACGATACAAATTTAACAGAGGAAAAGAGGATTGCAATTATTACAGGCCCCAATATGGGGGGAAAATCAACCTATTTAAGGCAGAATGCATTGATTGTTCTCCTTGCCCAGATGGGAAGTTTTGTCCCTGCAAGAAAGGCTGTAATAGGTATTGCAGACAGGCTTTTTTCAAGAGTTGGGGCAGGAGATAACCTTACAGGTGGGCAGTCAACCTTTATGGTTGAAATGATTGAAACTGCCAATATTCTTAACAATGCAACAGAAAATAGCCTGATTATCCTTGATGAGATAGGAAGGGGTACTGCAACATTTGACGGATTATCTTTGGCGTGGGCAATAACAGAATTCCTTGCAAAAAAGGGGCAAAAGGCACCGAGAACATTTTTTGCAACCCATTATCACGAATTAACAGACATTGATAAACTATTTTCAAATGTTGTGAACTTCAATGTTGTTGTAAAAGAATGGAATAATGAGCTTCTCTTTTTAAGGAAGGTTGTGCCAGGGGCTGCTGACAAAAGTTACGGTATCCAGGTGGCAAAACTTGCAGGGCTTCCAAAAGAGGTTATAAAGAGAGCATTTGAGGTACTTGAAAATATTGAAAAAAATGAGTTTTCTCTTGATGGAAAACCAAAGATAGCAAGAAAAGAGGCTTTTGAAATGAAGGAGAGGCCTCTTTTTATGTGGGAAGAACACCCTGTTTTGGAAGAGTTAAAATCCATAAATCCAGACACACTTACCCCCCTTGAAGCGCTTGAGATTCTTTACAAATTAAAGAAACTTTTATGA
- a CDS encoding Rossmann-fold NAD(P)-binding domain-containing protein, producing MILGIRNEDKSKWEKRVPLIPAHIKRLVNEGYKVLVEPSSHRYIDNPEFEKAGAIVTENINEADIIIGVKEIPKEKIEDNKIYMFFSHTIKGQEYNMPMLKTLVEKKCTLIDYELIKDAITGERLIFFGRFAGIAGMIETLYAAGQKYKMLGYETPLEKVKRAYEYKSVAHAKKEIAEIGDEIRKKGLPKELLPLTIGITGYGHVSRGAWEILDLLHVEEITPGQLLNGYFDKKRPIIYKIVFRIYHFVKPLKEEFTFKHYYEHPELYAPDFNKYIPKLSILVNGIYWDPRYPKLITLKDFKELWLKGENKLKVIGDVTCDVNGSIELTVRDGDPDKGFLTYIPEEDRFVDGILDKGATDMVVTILPSELPKDSSEYFSSVLINLIKPVLKADYNVDFEKLNLPPEIKNAIICHKGELTPKYKYLEEYL from the coding sequence ATGATATTAGGGATAAGAAATGAAGATAAGAGTAAATGGGAAAAAAGGGTGCCTTTAATTCCTGCACACATCAAAAGGCTGGTTAATGAGGGATACAAAGTTTTAGTTGAGCCTTCATCTCACAGGTATATTGACAATCCAGAGTTTGAAAAAGCAGGGGCAATTGTTACAGAAAACATAAATGAAGCAGACATAATAATTGGGGTAAAAGAAATTCCCAAAGAAAAGATAGAGGACAACAAGATTTATATGTTTTTCTCACACACAATAAAGGGGCAGGAATACAACATGCCTATGCTGAAAACCCTGGTTGAAAAAAAATGCACATTGATTGATTATGAGTTAATAAAAGATGCAATAACAGGGGAAAGGCTTATCTTTTTCGGAAGGTTTGCAGGAATTGCCGGAATGATAGAAACACTCTATGCAGCAGGGCAAAAGTACAAAATGTTGGGGTATGAAACTCCCCTTGAAAAGGTTAAAAGGGCTTATGAATACAAATCAGTTGCTCACGCTAAAAAAGAGATTGCAGAGATTGGGGATGAAATAAGAAAAAAAGGATTGCCTAAAGAACTTCTTCCTCTAACAATAGGCATTACAGGTTACGGCCATGTGTCAAGGGGGGCATGGGAGATTCTTGATCTGCTTCATGTTGAAGAAATTACCCCAGGACAGCTTTTAAACGGTTACTTTGACAAAAAAAGGCCTATTATTTACAAAATAGTTTTCAGAATTTACCACTTTGTAAAGCCTTTGAAGGAAGAGTTTACCTTTAAGCATTACTATGAACACCCTGAACTTTACGCCCCTGACTTTAACAAATATATACCTAAACTCTCAATCCTCGTAAACGGGATATACTGGGACCCAAGATATCCCAAACTGATAACCTTAAAGGATTTCAAAGAGTTGTGGCTTAAAGGGGAAAACAAACTAAAAGTTATTGGGGACGTAACCTGCGATGTAAACGGTTCAATAGAGTTAACTGTAAGGGATGGAGACCCTGACAAAGGTTTTTTAACCTATATCCCGGAAGAAGACAGGTTTGTTGACGGAATTTTAGACAAAGGTGCAACAGATATGGTTGTAACAATCCTTCCAAGCGAATTGCCTAAAGATTCATCTGAGTACTTCTCATCTGTGCTAATAAACCTTATAAAACCGGTACTTAAGGCAGATTACAATGTAGATTTTGAAAAATTAAATCTTCCCCCTGAAATAAAAAACGCAATTATCTGCCACAAAGGGGAATTAACCCCCAAATATAAATACCTTGAGGAATATCTTTAA
- a CDS encoding DUF523 domain-containing protein, with protein sequence MCDKGGEKVIVSACLCGVRCRYNGKILEKRDLPVNLENVILICPETLAGLRIPRTPSFFDNEKTGEGVLDGETKVVSIDGEDRTEEFLKGSKKALEIARKYGVKKAYLKERSPSCGVNTVYVNNKRTNGMGVTAALFEREGIEVIGVN encoded by the coding sequence ATGTGCGACAAGGGGGGAGAAAAGGTAATTGTGTCTGCATGCCTCTGTGGGGTAAGGTGCAGGTATAATGGGAAGATTCTTGAAAAAAGGGATTTGCCTGTTAATCTGGAGAATGTTATTCTGATTTGCCCTGAAACCCTTGCAGGGCTAAGGATTCCCAGGACTCCAAGTTTTTTTGATAATGAAAAAACGGGAGAAGGGGTTTTAGACGGAGAAACAAAGGTTGTATCAATAGACGGGGAAGACAGGACGGAAGAATTTTTGAAAGGCTCAAAAAAGGCTCTTGAAATTGCCAGAAAATACGGGGTAAAAAAGGCTTATCTTAAAGAACGCTCCCCTTCCTGCGGGGTAAATACTGTTTATGTTAACAATAAAAGGACAAATGGAATGGGGGTTACGGCGGCACTTTTCGAAAGGGAAGGAATTGAGGTTATAGGGGTTAATTGA
- a CDS encoding metallophosphoesterase family protein, with translation MKKSIVFIFVLLFPLLLFSEEEVSLIPHRNLIVKSVKVESVNKGLKFNIKSTKKVKFASVIIGFLPDENAFYPVYRFSKNEFVNGKDFEILINWKKFKWYLNKDKTLVFYKINLIDKKGKEEQYRSRVLISRNHKILQTVIYGPYFDRGEDNSYTVSFELLYPDKATLVFNGKKYFSSEKKKRHFIKLGKLKKGNYKYYIEGYPRVFNARVNETDNFSFVFMSDSRNRKTDFDANFENTNGKIVNKIFLTAFNKGADFIVFVGDMVSGYTFYEDEFERELKSFAYATEPISSIIPVYEGMGNHEALMDCFEKNGEKFCKDKKPPHSAEDVFGRVFVNPENADFSEKKGLPSYKENLYYFEYGNCLFVVLNTNYWWGYNPEKFGGNLEGYIMDNQLKWLEKVLDKEGKGKREIFVFAHEPAFPCSAHLKDGMYYWGGDPAKNGGIDRHYVIKRRNEFLKVLDKYGVKIVFFGDEHNYTRVLINKDIAPVNREITQIISGGAGAPFYELADNFPWKKNLKAFSKENHFILVKVGEKVRVEAVSIHGYVVDSFEIK, from the coding sequence ATGAAAAAGAGTATTGTTTTTATTTTTGTTTTATTATTTCCCCTTTTGTTGTTTTCAGAAGAAGAGGTTAGTTTAATTCCTCATAGAAATTTGATTGTTAAGTCTGTGAAAGTGGAATCAGTAAATAAAGGGTTAAAATTCAATATAAAATCGACAAAGAAAGTAAAATTTGCCTCTGTAATAATAGGTTTTCTTCCTGATGAAAATGCCTTTTACCCTGTTTACAGGTTTTCGAAGAACGAATTTGTGAATGGGAAAGATTTTGAAATTTTAATCAACTGGAAAAAGTTTAAGTGGTACTTGAACAAAGATAAAACCCTTGTTTTTTACAAAATTAATTTAATAGATAAAAAAGGTAAAGAAGAGCAGTATCGTTCAAGGGTTTTAATTTCCCGTAATCATAAGATTTTGCAAACGGTAATTTACGGGCCTTACTTTGACAGGGGGGAAGACAACTCTTACACTGTTTCATTTGAATTATTGTACCCTGATAAGGCAACTCTTGTTTTCAATGGAAAAAAATATTTTTCCAGTGAAAAGAAAAAGAGGCATTTTATAAAATTAGGAAAGCTGAAAAAAGGTAATTACAAATATTACATTGAAGGTTACCCCCGTGTGTTTAATGCAAGGGTAAATGAAACAGATAATTTTTCATTTGTATTTATGTCTGATTCAAGAAACAGAAAAACTGACTTTGATGCAAACTTTGAGAATACAAATGGAAAGATTGTAAATAAGATATTTTTAACAGCCTTTAACAAAGGAGCAGATTTTATTGTTTTTGTTGGGGATATGGTTTCTGGTTACACCTTTTATGAAGACGAGTTTGAGAGGGAATTAAAAAGCTTTGCTTATGCAACAGAGCCTATTTCCTCAATTATTCCTGTCTATGAGGGAATGGGGAATCACGAGGCTTTAATGGATTGCTTTGAAAAAAACGGTGAAAAATTCTGTAAAGATAAAAAACCACCTCATTCAGCTGAAGATGTCTTTGGAAGGGTTTTTGTAAACCCTGAAAATGCAGATTTTTCTGAAAAAAAAGGGCTTCCTTCATACAAAGAAAACCTTTATTACTTTGAGTACGGAAATTGCCTGTTTGTTGTGTTAAACACAAATTACTGGTGGGGATACAACCCAGAAAAGTTTGGTGGAAACCTTGAAGGTTATATTATGGATAATCAATTAAAGTGGCTTGAAAAAGTCCTTGATAAAGAGGGCAAAGGAAAGAGAGAGATATTTGTTTTTGCCCACGAGCCGGCCTTCCCATGCAGTGCCCATTTAAAAGATGGAATGTACTATTGGGGGGGAGACCCTGCTAAAAACGGTGGAATTGACAGGCACTATGTTATTAAAAGAAGAAATGAGTTTTTAAAGGTTCTTGATAAATATGGAGTTAAGATTGTGTTTTTCGGAGATGAGCACAATTACACAAGGGTTTTGATTAACAAAGACATTGCACCTGTAAATAGGGAGATTACTCAAATTATTTCAGGGGGTGCTGGTGCACCTTTCTATGAATTGGCAGATAATTTTCCCTGGAAGAAAAATTTGAAAGCTTTTTCAAAAGAAAATCACTTTATTCTTGTTAAAGTGGGGGAAAAGGTCAGGGTTGAGGCTGTTTCAATTCACGGCTATGTTGTTGATTCATTTGAAATTAAATAA